A genomic segment from Brienomyrus brachyistius isolate T26 chromosome 9, BBRACH_0.4, whole genome shotgun sequence encodes:
- the brd2b gene encoding bromodomain-containing protein 2b isoform X3 — MAAALWVGLWVCRASAGWSKLPVAPASASASRHCSSRVSRARRCPTPRPPCRRPPRPPVKDPARPGRQTNQLQFLQKAMVKVLWRHHFAWPFHEPVDAVRLSLPDYHKIIKQPMDMGSIRKRLENNYYRSASECIQDFNTMFTNCYIYNKPTDDIVLMAQSLEKVFLQKVAQMPQEEIELPPPMPRSRPGKPGKAGKGRKASVLGGMTTVHQVPAVSSLTQYSPPTPDTPDSLLSTPPQTLLAKSLPPTPLSTPALLGHPPTQPTAKKKGVKRKADTTTPTTIALTPGVRVGGMGKGMGLAAVGTDPKSGTVHLQPAAVSGKTPARRREGGRPIKPPRKDLPDSLQHQPSRRGKLSQQLRYCSGVLKELLSKKHAAYAWPFYKPVDASALGLHDYHDIIKHPMDLSTIKRKMDCREYRDAQQFAADVRLMYSNCYKYNPPDHDVVSMARKLQDVFEFRFAKMPDEPVEEAAPLSMGGGVGLLGERSSSSSSSSSSSSSSSSSSSSSESELSSESESSPSSDSEEERAQRLAELQDQVCTQLRAVHEQLAALSQGPISKPKKKREKKERKKKRKPEKYGEKPAKIPKIKASRAAPTSTLGKKGGSKKSSRNKPSKKSKPASAAPHIPVPVAPPSLLPHYDSEEEEEGRPMSYDEKRQLSLDINKLPGEKLGRVVHIIQSREPSLRDSNPEEIEIDFETLKPSTLRELERYVVTCLRKKPRKPYVIKKSGSGKSREELALEKKKELERRLQDVSGQLNSTKKPQKTKEKPSAVDPHAMVSRLSASSSSSDSSSSSSSSSSDTSDSDSG; from the exons ATGGCAGCTGCTCTCTGGGTGGGGCTCTGGGTTTGCCGGGCATCAGCGGGATGGAGCAAGCTGCCTGTGGCCCCGGCAAGCGCATCCGCAAGCCGTCACTGCTCTTCGAGGGTTTCGAGAGCCCGACGCTGCCCCACGCCCCGCCCTCCATGCCgacgccccccccgcccccctgtgAAGGACCCCGCTCGTCCGGGGCGGCAGACCaaccagctccagttcctgcagaaggCCATGGTGAAGGTCTTGTGGAGGCATCACTTTGCTTGGCCTTTTCACGAGCCGGTGGACGCCGTGCGGCTCAGCCTGCCG GATTATCACAAGATCATCAAGCAGCCAATGGACATGGGAAGCATCAGGAAGCGGCTGGAGAACAACTACTACCGCAGCGCCAGCGAATGTATACAGGACTTTAACACCATGTTTACCAACTGCTACATCTACAATAAG CCCACGGACGACATAGTGCTAATGGCACAGTCCTTGGAAAAGGTCTTCCTGCAGAAAGTGGCCCAGATGCCCCAGGAGGAGAtagagctgccccccccgaTGCCGCGGAGTAGACCAGGCAAGCCTGGGAAGGCCGGTAAAGGTCGCAAGGCGTCCG tccTAGGGGGCATGACGACAGTCCATCAGGTGCCCGCGGTGTCCTCTCTGACCCAGTACTCACCCCCTACCCCCGACACCCCCGACTCGCTCCTGTCCACCCCCCCGCAGACCCTGCTGGCCAAGAGTCTGCCCCCCACTCCCCTCAGCACCCCTGCTTTGCTCGGACACCCTCCAACGCAGCCCACTGCCAAG AAGAAGGGAGTGAAGCGTAAAGCTGATaccaccacccccaccaccatcgcCCTCACCCCAGGGGTCCGAGTGGGCGGCATGGGCAAGGGCATGGGCCTGGCTGCCGTGGGAACGGACCCCAAGAGCGGCACAGTCCACCTGCAGCCGGCGGCGGTGTCGGGCAAGACCCCGGCGCGTCGACGGGAGGGGGGGCGGCCCATCAAGCCGCCGCGGAAGGACCTGCCGGATTCGCTGCAGCACCAGCCGTCGCGGCGCGGGAAGCTGAGCCAGCAGCTGCGCTACTGCAGCGGCGTGTTGAAGGAGCTGCTGTCCAAGAAGCACGCCGCCTACGCCTGGCCCTTCTACAAGCCCGTGGACGCCTCGGCCCTGGGCCTGCACGACTACCACGACATCATCAAGCACCCCATGGACCTCAGCACCATCAAG aGGAAGATGGACTGCCGGGAGTACCGGGACGCCCAGCAGTTCGCGGCTGACGTCAGGCTCATGTACTCCAACTGCTACAAGTACAACCCCCCCGACCATGACGTGGTGTCCATGGCCCGCAAGCTGCAG GACGTGTTCGAGTTCCGCTTCGCCAAGATGCCGGATGAACCGGTGGAGGAGGCCGCCCCTCTGTCCATGGGGGGAGGAGTTGGTCTGTTGGGAGAGCGCTCGTCGTCCTCTTCCtcgtcttcctcctcctcttcatcctcctcctcgtcaTCCTCCTCTTCGGAGAGCGAGCTCAGCAGCGAGAGCGAGAGCAGCCCCAGCTCGGACAGCGAGGAGGAGAGGGCGCAGCGGCTAGCCGAGCTGCAGGACCAGGTGTGTACGCAG CTGAGGGCGGTGCATGAGCAGCTCGCCGCCCTCTCGCAGGGTCCCATCTCCAAGCCCAAGAAGAAGAGGGAGAAGAAGGAGAGGAAGAAGAAGCGGAAACCGGAGAAGTACGGGGAGAAGCCCGCCAAGATCCCTAAGATAAAGGCCAGCAGGGCCGCCCCGACCTCCACCCTGGGCAAGAAGGGGGGTAGCAAAAAGAGCAGCAGGAACAA ACCCTCAAAGAAGTCCAAGCCCGCATCGGCAGCCCCCCACATCCCCGTCCCTGTGGCTCCGCCCTCTCTGCTGCCCCACTACGActcagaggaggaggaagagggccGGCCAATGAGCTACGACGAGAAGCGGCAGCTGAGTCTGGACATCAACAAGCTGCCGGGCGAGAAGCTGGGCCGCGTGGTTCACATCATCCAGTCCCGCGAGCCCTCGCTGCGCGACTCCAACCCCGAGGAGATAGAGATCGACTTCGAGACCCTGAAGCCCTCCACCCTGCGCGAGCTGGAGCGCTACGTCGTCACCTGTTTGCGTAAGAAGCCCCGCAAGCCCTACG TGATAAAAAAGTCAGGAAGTGGGAAGTCACGGGAGGAGCTGGCTTTGGAGAAGAAGAAGGAGCTGGAGAGAAGGCTGCAGGACGTCAGCGGGCAGCTCAACTCCACCAAGAAGCCCCAGAAGACCAAGG
- the brd2b gene encoding bromodomain-containing protein 2b isoform X4, producing MAAALWVGLWVCRASAGWSKLPVAPASASASRHCSSRVSRARRCPTPRPPCRRPPRPPVKDPARPGRQTNQLQFLQKAMVKVLWRHHFAWPFHEPVDAVRLSLPDYHKIIKQPMDMGSIRKRLENNYYRSASECIQDFNTMFTNCYIYNKPTDDIVLMAQSLEKVFLQKVAQMPQEEIELPPPMPRSRPGKPGKAGKGRKASVLGGMTTVHQVPAVSSLTQYSPPTPDTPDSLLSTPPQTLLAKSLPPTPLSTPALLGHPPTQPTAKKKGVKRKADTTTPTTIALTPGVRVGGMGKGMGLAAVGTDPKSGTVHLQPAAVSGKTPARRREGGRPIKPPRKDLPDSLQHQPSRRGKLSQQLRYCSGVLKELLSKKHAAYAWPFYKPVDASALGLHDYHDIIKHPMDLSTIKRKMDCREYRDAQQFAADVRLMYSNCYKYNPPDHDVVSMARKLQDVFEFRFAKMPDEPVEEAAPLSMGGGVGLLGERSSSSSSSSSSSSSSSSSSSSSESELSSESESSPSSDSEEERAQRLAELQDQLRAVHEQLAALSQGPISKPKKKREKKERKKKRKPEKYGEKPAKIPKIKASRAAPTSTLGKKGGSKKSSRNKPSKKSKPASAAPHIPVPVAPPSLLPHYDSEEEEEGRPMSYDEKRQLSLDINKLPGEKLGRVVHIIQSREPSLRDSNPEEIEIDFETLKPSTLRELERYVVTCLRKKPRKPYVIKKSGSGKSREELALEKKKELERRLQDVSGQLNSTKKPQKTKAEKPSAVDPHTMVSRLSASSSSSDSSSSSSSSSSSDTSDSDSG from the exons ATGGCAGCTGCTCTCTGGGTGGGGCTCTGGGTTTGCCGGGCATCAGCGGGATGGAGCAAGCTGCCTGTGGCCCCGGCAAGCGCATCCGCAAGCCGTCACTGCTCTTCGAGGGTTTCGAGAGCCCGACGCTGCCCCACGCCCCGCCCTCCATGCCgacgccccccccgcccccctgtgAAGGACCCCGCTCGTCCGGGGCGGCAGACCaaccagctccagttcctgcagaaggCCATGGTGAAGGTCTTGTGGAGGCATCACTTTGCTTGGCCTTTTCACGAGCCGGTGGACGCCGTGCGGCTCAGCCTGCCG GATTATCACAAGATCATCAAGCAGCCAATGGACATGGGAAGCATCAGGAAGCGGCTGGAGAACAACTACTACCGCAGCGCCAGCGAATGTATACAGGACTTTAACACCATGTTTACCAACTGCTACATCTACAATAAG CCCACGGACGACATAGTGCTAATGGCACAGTCCTTGGAAAAGGTCTTCCTGCAGAAAGTGGCCCAGATGCCCCAGGAGGAGAtagagctgccccccccgaTGCCGCGGAGTAGACCAGGCAAGCCTGGGAAGGCCGGTAAAGGTCGCAAGGCGTCCG tccTAGGGGGCATGACGACAGTCCATCAGGTGCCCGCGGTGTCCTCTCTGACCCAGTACTCACCCCCTACCCCCGACACCCCCGACTCGCTCCTGTCCACCCCCCCGCAGACCCTGCTGGCCAAGAGTCTGCCCCCCACTCCCCTCAGCACCCCTGCTTTGCTCGGACACCCTCCAACGCAGCCCACTGCCAAG AAGAAGGGAGTGAAGCGTAAAGCTGATaccaccacccccaccaccatcgcCCTCACCCCAGGGGTCCGAGTGGGCGGCATGGGCAAGGGCATGGGCCTGGCTGCCGTGGGAACGGACCCCAAGAGCGGCACAGTCCACCTGCAGCCGGCGGCGGTGTCGGGCAAGACCCCGGCGCGTCGACGGGAGGGGGGGCGGCCCATCAAGCCGCCGCGGAAGGACCTGCCGGATTCGCTGCAGCACCAGCCGTCGCGGCGCGGGAAGCTGAGCCAGCAGCTGCGCTACTGCAGCGGCGTGTTGAAGGAGCTGCTGTCCAAGAAGCACGCCGCCTACGCCTGGCCCTTCTACAAGCCCGTGGACGCCTCGGCCCTGGGCCTGCACGACTACCACGACATCATCAAGCACCCCATGGACCTCAGCACCATCAAG aGGAAGATGGACTGCCGGGAGTACCGGGACGCCCAGCAGTTCGCGGCTGACGTCAGGCTCATGTACTCCAACTGCTACAAGTACAACCCCCCCGACCATGACGTGGTGTCCATGGCCCGCAAGCTGCAG GACGTGTTCGAGTTCCGCTTCGCCAAGATGCCGGATGAACCGGTGGAGGAGGCCGCCCCTCTGTCCATGGGGGGAGGAGTTGGTCTGTTGGGAGAGCGCTCGTCGTCCTCTTCCtcgtcttcctcctcctcttcatcctcctcctcgtcaTCCTCCTCTTCGGAGAGCGAGCTCAGCAGCGAGAGCGAGAGCAGCCCCAGCTCGGACAGCGAGGAGGAGAGGGCGCAGCGGCTAGCCGAGCTGCAGGACCAG CTGAGGGCGGTGCATGAGCAGCTCGCCGCCCTCTCGCAGGGTCCCATCTCCAAGCCCAAGAAGAAGAGGGAGAAGAAGGAGAGGAAGAAGAAGCGGAAACCGGAGAAGTACGGGGAGAAGCCCGCCAAGATCCCTAAGATAAAGGCCAGCAGGGCCGCCCCGACCTCCACCCTGGGCAAGAAGGGGGGTAGCAAAAAGAGCAGCAGGAACAA ACCCTCAAAGAAGTCCAAGCCCGCATCGGCAGCCCCCCACATCCCCGTCCCTGTGGCTCCGCCCTCTCTGCTGCCCCACTACGActcagaggaggaggaagagggccGGCCAATGAGCTACGACGAGAAGCGGCAGCTGAGTCTGGACATCAACAAGCTGCCGGGCGAGAAGCTGGGCCGCGTGGTTCACATCATCCAGTCCCGCGAGCCCTCGCTGCGCGACTCCAACCCCGAGGAGATAGAGATCGACTTCGAGACCCTGAAGCCCTCCACCCTGCGCGAGCTGGAGCGCTACGTCGTCACCTGTTTGCGTAAGAAGCCCCGCAAGCCCTACG TGATAAAAAAGTCAGGAAGTGGGAAGTCACGGGAGGAGCTGGCTTTGGAGAAGAAGAAGGAGCTGGAGAGAAGGCTGCAGGACGTCAGCGGGCAGCTCAACTCCACCAAGAAGCCCCAGAAGACCAAGG CAGAGAAGCCCAGTGCAGTGGACCCCCACACCATGGTGTCACGTCTCAGTGCCAGCAGTTCAAGCTCTGACTCTTCttcatcctcatcctcctcatcctcatctGACACGAGTGACTCTGACTCTGGCTGA
- the brd2b gene encoding bromodomain-containing protein 2b isoform X7 — MAAALWVGLWVCRASAGWSKLPVAPASASASRHCSSRVSRARRCPTPRPPCRRPPRPPVKDPARPGRQTNQLQFLQKAMVKVLWRHHFAWPFHEPVDAVRLSLPDYHKIIKQPMDMGSIRKRLENNYYRSASECIQDFNTMFTNCYIYNKPTDDIVLMAQSLEKVFLQKVAQMPQEEIELPPPMPRSRPGKPGKAGKGRKASVLGGMTTVHQVPAVSSLTQYSPPTPDTPDSLLSTPPQTLLAKSLPPTPLSTPALLGHPPTQPTAKKKGVKRKADTTTPTTIALTPGVRVGGMGKGMGLAAVGTDPKSGTVHLQPAAVSGKTPARRREGGRPIKPPRKDLPDSLQHQPSRRGKLSQQLRYCSGVLKELLSKKHAAYAWPFYKPVDASALGLHDYHDIIKHPMDLSTIKRKMDCREYRDAQQFAADVRLMYSNCYKYNPPDHDVVSMARKLQDVFEFRFAKMPDEPVEEAAPLSMGGGVGLLGERSSSSSSSSSSSSSSSSSSSSSESELSSESESSPSSDSEEERAQRLAELQDQVCTQLRAVHEQLAALSQGPISKPKKKREKKERKKKRKPEKYGEKPAKIPKIKASRAAPTSTLGKKGGSKKSSRNKPSKKSKPASAAPHIPVPVAPPSLLPHYDSEEEEEGRPMSYDEKRQLSLDINKLPGEKLGRVVHIIQSREPSLRDSNPEEIEIDFETLKPSTLRELERYVVTCLLIKKSGSGKSREELALEKKKELERRLQDVSGQLNSTKKPQKTKAEKPSAVDPHAMVSRLSASSSSSDSSSSSSSSSSDTSDSDSG; from the exons ATGGCAGCTGCTCTCTGGGTGGGGCTCTGGGTTTGCCGGGCATCAGCGGGATGGAGCAAGCTGCCTGTGGCCCCGGCAAGCGCATCCGCAAGCCGTCACTGCTCTTCGAGGGTTTCGAGAGCCCGACGCTGCCCCACGCCCCGCCCTCCATGCCgacgccccccccgcccccctgtgAAGGACCCCGCTCGTCCGGGGCGGCAGACCaaccagctccagttcctgcagaaggCCATGGTGAAGGTCTTGTGGAGGCATCACTTTGCTTGGCCTTTTCACGAGCCGGTGGACGCCGTGCGGCTCAGCCTGCCG GATTATCACAAGATCATCAAGCAGCCAATGGACATGGGAAGCATCAGGAAGCGGCTGGAGAACAACTACTACCGCAGCGCCAGCGAATGTATACAGGACTTTAACACCATGTTTACCAACTGCTACATCTACAATAAG CCCACGGACGACATAGTGCTAATGGCACAGTCCTTGGAAAAGGTCTTCCTGCAGAAAGTGGCCCAGATGCCCCAGGAGGAGAtagagctgccccccccgaTGCCGCGGAGTAGACCAGGCAAGCCTGGGAAGGCCGGTAAAGGTCGCAAGGCGTCCG tccTAGGGGGCATGACGACAGTCCATCAGGTGCCCGCGGTGTCCTCTCTGACCCAGTACTCACCCCCTACCCCCGACACCCCCGACTCGCTCCTGTCCACCCCCCCGCAGACCCTGCTGGCCAAGAGTCTGCCCCCCACTCCCCTCAGCACCCCTGCTTTGCTCGGACACCCTCCAACGCAGCCCACTGCCAAG AAGAAGGGAGTGAAGCGTAAAGCTGATaccaccacccccaccaccatcgcCCTCACCCCAGGGGTCCGAGTGGGCGGCATGGGCAAGGGCATGGGCCTGGCTGCCGTGGGAACGGACCCCAAGAGCGGCACAGTCCACCTGCAGCCGGCGGCGGTGTCGGGCAAGACCCCGGCGCGTCGACGGGAGGGGGGGCGGCCCATCAAGCCGCCGCGGAAGGACCTGCCGGATTCGCTGCAGCACCAGCCGTCGCGGCGCGGGAAGCTGAGCCAGCAGCTGCGCTACTGCAGCGGCGTGTTGAAGGAGCTGCTGTCCAAGAAGCACGCCGCCTACGCCTGGCCCTTCTACAAGCCCGTGGACGCCTCGGCCCTGGGCCTGCACGACTACCACGACATCATCAAGCACCCCATGGACCTCAGCACCATCAAG aGGAAGATGGACTGCCGGGAGTACCGGGACGCCCAGCAGTTCGCGGCTGACGTCAGGCTCATGTACTCCAACTGCTACAAGTACAACCCCCCCGACCATGACGTGGTGTCCATGGCCCGCAAGCTGCAG GACGTGTTCGAGTTCCGCTTCGCCAAGATGCCGGATGAACCGGTGGAGGAGGCCGCCCCTCTGTCCATGGGGGGAGGAGTTGGTCTGTTGGGAGAGCGCTCGTCGTCCTCTTCCtcgtcttcctcctcctcttcatcctcctcctcgtcaTCCTCCTCTTCGGAGAGCGAGCTCAGCAGCGAGAGCGAGAGCAGCCCCAGCTCGGACAGCGAGGAGGAGAGGGCGCAGCGGCTAGCCGAGCTGCAGGACCAGGTGTGTACGCAG CTGAGGGCGGTGCATGAGCAGCTCGCCGCCCTCTCGCAGGGTCCCATCTCCAAGCCCAAGAAGAAGAGGGAGAAGAAGGAGAGGAAGAAGAAGCGGAAACCGGAGAAGTACGGGGAGAAGCCCGCCAAGATCCCTAAGATAAAGGCCAGCAGGGCCGCCCCGACCTCCACCCTGGGCAAGAAGGGGGGTAGCAAAAAGAGCAGCAGGAACAA ACCCTCAAAGAAGTCCAAGCCCGCATCGGCAGCCCCCCACATCCCCGTCCCTGTGGCTCCGCCCTCTCTGCTGCCCCACTACGActcagaggaggaggaagagggccGGCCAATGAGCTACGACGAGAAGCGGCAGCTGAGTCTGGACATCAACAAGCTGCCGGGCGAGAAGCTGGGCCGCGTGGTTCACATCATCCAGTCCCGCGAGCCCTCGCTGCGCGACTCCAACCCCGAGGAGATAGAGATCGACTTCGAGACCCTGAAGCCCTCCACCCTGCGCGAGCTGGAGCGCTACGTCGTCACCTGTTTGC TGATAAAAAAGTCAGGAAGTGGGAAGTCACGGGAGGAGCTGGCTTTGGAGAAGAAGAAGGAGCTGGAGAGAAGGCTGCAGGACGTCAGCGGGCAGCTCAACTCCACCAAGAAGCCCCAGAAGACCAAGG
- the brd2b gene encoding bromodomain-containing protein 2b isoform X8: MAAALWVGLWVCRASAGWSKLPVAPASASASRHCSSRVSRARRCPTPRPPCRRPPRPPVKDPARPGRQTNQLQFLQKAMVKVLWRHHFAWPFHEPVDAVRLSLPDYHKIIKQPMDMGSIRKRLENNYYRSASECIQDFNTMFTNCYIYNKPTDDIVLMAQSLEKVFLQKVAQMPQEEIELPPPMPRSRPGKPGKAGKGRKASVLGGMTTVHQVPAVSSLTQYSPPTPDTPDSLLSTPPQTLLAKSLPPTPLSTPALLGHPPTQPTAKKKGVKRKADTTTPTTIALTPGVRVGGMGKGMGLAAVGTDPKSGTVHLQPAAVSGKTPARRREGGRPIKPPRKDLPDSLQHQPSRRGKLSQQLRYCSGVLKELLSKKHAAYAWPFYKPVDASALGLHDYHDIIKHPMDLSTIKRKMDCREYRDAQQFAADVRLMYSNCYKYNPPDHDVVSMARKLQDVFEFRFAKMPDEPVEEAAPLSMGGGVGLLGERSSSSSSSSSSSSSSSSSSSSSESELSSESESSPSSDSEEERAQRLAELQDQVCTQLRAVHEQLAALSQGPISKPKKKREKKERKKKRKPEKYGEKPAKIPKIKASRAAPTSTLGKKGGSKKSSRNKPSKKSKPASAAPHIPVPVAPPSLLPHYDSEEEEEGRPMSYDEKRQLSLDINKLPGEKLGRVVHIIQSREPSLRDSNPEEIEIDFETLKPSTLRELERYVVTCLRKKPRKPYVIKKSGSGKSREELALEKKKELERRLQDVSGQLNSTKKPQKTKAEKPSAVDPHTMVSRLSASSSSSDSSSSSSSSSSSDTSDSDSG, translated from the exons ATGGCAGCTGCTCTCTGGGTGGGGCTCTGGGTTTGCCGGGCATCAGCGGGATGGAGCAAGCTGCCTGTGGCCCCGGCAAGCGCATCCGCAAGCCGTCACTGCTCTTCGAGGGTTTCGAGAGCCCGACGCTGCCCCACGCCCCGCCCTCCATGCCgacgccccccccgcccccctgtgAAGGACCCCGCTCGTCCGGGGCGGCAGACCaaccagctccagttcctgcagaaggCCATGGTGAAGGTCTTGTGGAGGCATCACTTTGCTTGGCCTTTTCACGAGCCGGTGGACGCCGTGCGGCTCAGCCTGCCG GATTATCACAAGATCATCAAGCAGCCAATGGACATGGGAAGCATCAGGAAGCGGCTGGAGAACAACTACTACCGCAGCGCCAGCGAATGTATACAGGACTTTAACACCATGTTTACCAACTGCTACATCTACAATAAG CCCACGGACGACATAGTGCTAATGGCACAGTCCTTGGAAAAGGTCTTCCTGCAGAAAGTGGCCCAGATGCCCCAGGAGGAGAtagagctgccccccccgaTGCCGCGGAGTAGACCAGGCAAGCCTGGGAAGGCCGGTAAAGGTCGCAAGGCGTCCG tccTAGGGGGCATGACGACAGTCCATCAGGTGCCCGCGGTGTCCTCTCTGACCCAGTACTCACCCCCTACCCCCGACACCCCCGACTCGCTCCTGTCCACCCCCCCGCAGACCCTGCTGGCCAAGAGTCTGCCCCCCACTCCCCTCAGCACCCCTGCTTTGCTCGGACACCCTCCAACGCAGCCCACTGCCAAG AAGAAGGGAGTGAAGCGTAAAGCTGATaccaccacccccaccaccatcgcCCTCACCCCAGGGGTCCGAGTGGGCGGCATGGGCAAGGGCATGGGCCTGGCTGCCGTGGGAACGGACCCCAAGAGCGGCACAGTCCACCTGCAGCCGGCGGCGGTGTCGGGCAAGACCCCGGCGCGTCGACGGGAGGGGGGGCGGCCCATCAAGCCGCCGCGGAAGGACCTGCCGGATTCGCTGCAGCACCAGCCGTCGCGGCGCGGGAAGCTGAGCCAGCAGCTGCGCTACTGCAGCGGCGTGTTGAAGGAGCTGCTGTCCAAGAAGCACGCCGCCTACGCCTGGCCCTTCTACAAGCCCGTGGACGCCTCGGCCCTGGGCCTGCACGACTACCACGACATCATCAAGCACCCCATGGACCTCAGCACCATCAAG aGGAAGATGGACTGCCGGGAGTACCGGGACGCCCAGCAGTTCGCGGCTGACGTCAGGCTCATGTACTCCAACTGCTACAAGTACAACCCCCCCGACCATGACGTGGTGTCCATGGCCCGCAAGCTGCAG GACGTGTTCGAGTTCCGCTTCGCCAAGATGCCGGATGAACCGGTGGAGGAGGCCGCCCCTCTGTCCATGGGGGGAGGAGTTGGTCTGTTGGGAGAGCGCTCGTCGTCCTCTTCCtcgtcttcctcctcctcttcatcctcctcctcgtcaTCCTCCTCTTCGGAGAGCGAGCTCAGCAGCGAGAGCGAGAGCAGCCCCAGCTCGGACAGCGAGGAGGAGAGGGCGCAGCGGCTAGCCGAGCTGCAGGACCAGGTGTGTACGCAG CTGAGGGCGGTGCATGAGCAGCTCGCCGCCCTCTCGCAGGGTCCCATCTCCAAGCCCAAGAAGAAGAGGGAGAAGAAGGAGAGGAAGAAGAAGCGGAAACCGGAGAAGTACGGGGAGAAGCCCGCCAAGATCCCTAAGATAAAGGCCAGCAGGGCCGCCCCGACCTCCACCCTGGGCAAGAAGGGGGGTAGCAAAAAGAGCAGCAGGAACAA ACCCTCAAAGAAGTCCAAGCCCGCATCGGCAGCCCCCCACATCCCCGTCCCTGTGGCTCCGCCCTCTCTGCTGCCCCACTACGActcagaggaggaggaagagggccGGCCAATGAGCTACGACGAGAAGCGGCAGCTGAGTCTGGACATCAACAAGCTGCCGGGCGAGAAGCTGGGCCGCGTGGTTCACATCATCCAGTCCCGCGAGCCCTCGCTGCGCGACTCCAACCCCGAGGAGATAGAGATCGACTTCGAGACCCTGAAGCCCTCCACCCTGCGCGAGCTGGAGCGCTACGTCGTCACCTGTTTGCGTAAGAAGCCCCGCAAGCCCTACG TGATAAAAAAGTCAGGAAGTGGGAAGTCACGGGAGGAGCTGGCTTTGGAGAAGAAGAAGGAGCTGGAGAGAAGGCTGCAGGACGTCAGCGGGCAGCTCAACTCCACCAAGAAGCCCCAGAAGACCAAGG CAGAGAAGCCCAGTGCAGTGGACCCCCACACCATGGTGTCACGTCTCAGTGCCAGCAGTTCAAGCTCTGACTCTTCttcatcctcatcctcctcatcctcatctGACACGAGTGACTCTGACTCTGGCTGA